From one Erythrobacter sp. HKB08 genomic stretch:
- a CDS encoding thioredoxin domain-containing protein, protein MTDWKSHILTGSIALIFGFIGAAIWQFSGIGDTRTRAFLIDNPDILPEMAEAYDRQQAAERLASVEQDVVQPFPGAILGNPDGDVTLVEFSDYGCTYCRMSRPDIDALIAENPDLKVVVREWPIFQGSDGAAKLALAAAQQGKFAQFHDVMFSLGSPTPENMAQAAAIVELDMEKAQAAMESQDVELELARNLGLARQLGFAGTPSFIIGNRVYEGAVGKELLQEAISEARGS, encoded by the coding sequence ATGACCGACTGGAAATCGCACATTCTCACAGGGTCTATCGCCCTGATTTTCGGCTTCATCGGGGCTGCCATCTGGCAGTTCAGCGGGATCGGCGACACGCGCACCCGCGCCTTCCTGATCGACAATCCGGACATCCTGCCCGAAATGGCCGAAGCCTACGATCGCCAGCAGGCGGCAGAGCGGCTGGCGAGCGTGGAACAGGACGTGGTGCAGCCATTCCCCGGCGCGATCCTCGGCAATCCCGACGGCGACGTGACGCTGGTCGAGTTCTCCGATTACGGCTGCACCTATTGCCGGATGAGCCGGCCCGACATCGACGCGCTGATCGCGGAAAACCCCGATCTCAAGGTCGTCGTGCGCGAATGGCCGATCTTCCAGGGCAGCGACGGCGCGGCCAAGCTCGCGCTGGCTGCCGCGCAGCAGGGCAAGTTCGCCCAGTTCCACGACGTGATGTTCAGCCTCGGCTCGCCGACGCCGGAGAACATGGCGCAAGCCGCCGCGATCGTCGAACTCGACATGGAAAAGGCGCAGGCCGCGATGGAATCGCAGGATGTCGAGCTGGAACTCGCCCGCAACCTCGGTCTCGCGCGCCAGCTCGGTTTCGCCGGGACACCCAGCTTCATCATCGGCAACCGCGTGTATGAAGGCGCGGTCGGCAAGGAATTGCTGCAGGAGGCGATCTCCGAAGCGCGCGGATCGTGA
- a CDS encoding alpha/beta hydrolase yields the protein MSKQGRRKMWLAIVSVALVVVAGFIGLQVAIARNGPAVVDTVDRISGGGRGVAQAHKASFGPSDAQKLIVYAPEQADEPLPVIIFSHGGSWRSGDPDDYGFLARGLVPEGFVVVLAGYRLHPEAVFPAMLEDTASTIAWTRDNIARYGGDPDAIFLAGHSAGAYNVVMTTLDPQWLAAEGLDDDAVRGVIGLAGPYDFYPFDGEATRASFGDAENAETSTQPIAFARGDAPPMLLMSGESDAVVRPRNSRVLAERIEELGGRAETLFFEETDHYDILLRTASPWRRDARVIAAIRDFAKPLASRSPAPAAAETSVPVQAQTR from the coding sequence ATGAGCAAACAGGGGCGCAGGAAAATGTGGCTCGCAATCGTCAGCGTCGCACTCGTCGTGGTCGCAGGCTTCATTGGCCTGCAGGTCGCGATCGCGCGCAATGGCCCGGCGGTGGTCGATACGGTCGACCGGATCAGCGGCGGCGGGCGCGGGGTGGCACAGGCGCATAAGGCGAGCTTCGGCCCGTCGGACGCGCAAAAGCTGATCGTATATGCGCCCGAGCAGGCAGATGAACCGCTGCCGGTCATCATCTTCAGCCACGGCGGCAGTTGGCGCAGCGGCGATCCCGACGACTACGGCTTCCTTGCGCGCGGGTTGGTGCCTGAAGGCTTTGTGGTCGTGCTCGCCGGATACCGGCTGCACCCGGAAGCGGTGTTCCCCGCCATGCTCGAAGACACCGCGTCCACCATCGCGTGGACGCGCGACAATATCGCCCGCTACGGCGGCGATCCCGACGCGATCTTTCTCGCAGGCCACTCGGCAGGCGCATACAATGTGGTGATGACCACGCTCGACCCGCAATGGCTCGCCGCCGAGGGGCTGGACGACGATGCAGTGCGCGGTGTCATCGGACTGGCGGGGCCATATGATTTCTACCCCTTCGACGGCGAAGCGACCCGCGCCAGCTTCGGCGATGCCGAAAATGCCGAAACGAGCACCCAGCCGATCGCCTTCGCGCGCGGCGATGCACCGCCGATGCTGCTGATGTCGGGCGAAAGCGATGCCGTCGTGCGCCCGCGCAACAGCCGCGTTCTGGCCGAACGGATCGAGGAGCTCGGAGGCCGGGCGGAAACGCTCTTTTTCGAAGAGACCGACCATTACGACATCCTCCTGCGCACCGCGAGCCCGTGGCGGCGCGATGCGCGCGTGATCGCGGCGATCCGCGATTTCGCCAAGCCCCTCGCAAGCCGCTCGCCCGCACCGGCAGCGGCGGAAACTTCAGTTCCGGTTCAGGCGCAAACGCGCTAG
- a CDS encoding HD domain-containing protein: MNDMTAEELHSAREHAKFREMKEGTAEDWQIISKEYFAFAEGLADRVLKHLKLLEGDFGGFPVCRLEHSLQTATRAYRDGRGERYVVMALLHDIGDTLGTYNHPDVAAAILKPFVTEEEHWICQNHGAFQGYYYFHHLGMDRNLRDKFEDHPYFDACAEFCEKYDQAAFDPDYESEPLEFFEPMVRRVFEKPLSSMYVKEDEEA; this comes from the coding sequence ATGAACGACATGACTGCCGAGGAACTTCACAGCGCACGAGAGCATGCGAAGTTTCGCGAAATGAAGGAAGGTACTGCCGAGGACTGGCAGATCATTTCGAAGGAATATTTCGCCTTCGCAGAAGGACTTGCGGACCGCGTGCTGAAGCATCTCAAGCTGCTCGAAGGCGATTTCGGCGGCTTCCCGGTTTGCCGGCTCGAGCACTCGCTGCAGACCGCGACTCGCGCCTATCGCGACGGCCGGGGTGAGCGTTATGTGGTGATGGCGCTGCTGCACGACATCGGCGATACGCTGGGCACCTACAACCACCCCGACGTCGCCGCGGCGATCCTCAAGCCCTTCGTGACGGAGGAAGAGCACTGGATCTGCCAGAACCACGGCGCATTCCAGGGCTACTACTACTTCCACCACCTCGGCATGGACCGGAACCTGCGCGACAAGTTCGAGGACCATCCGTATTTCGATGCCTGCGCGGAATTCTGCGAGAAATACGACCAGGCCGCATTCGATCCGGATTACGAGAGCGAACCGCTCGAATTCTTCGAACCGATGGTGCGCCGCGTGTTCGAGAAGCCGCTGTCTTCGATGTACGTCAAGGAAGACGAGGAAGCGTAA
- a CDS encoding M48 family metalloprotease, whose product MRLFAHILSFIACVTLVAQPVAAQSILRDAETEALLNEMAAPLVEAAGLEPANVDIVLVNDPSINAFVAGGQVVYIHAGLIDAADTANEVQGVIAHELGHITGGHIIRSSEGIGAATNITILSLLLGIGAALAGAPGEAAAGIFSAGQRAAIGKYLAFSRVQESSADAAGAEYLSLAGISGRGSLEFFKKLQNQEFRYGYSQDDDQAFVRTHPLSGDRIATLRESYVKDPAWDAPDDPVLQAKFERVKAKLFGYTSQPARTLQVYPERRTDVPARYARAYAFHKNALIDEALSEADALLALDPDDPYFLELKGQVLLESGRPAEALEPLRRATELTRSQPLIASMFGHALIATEDETHFDEAERVLRAAVARDRLNPFAWYQLGVVYASKGDMPRARLASAEQQVMTRQYAAALASAQFAEVGLPKGSPDWIRAQDIALEARAALERLRDER is encoded by the coding sequence ATGCGCCTCTTTGCCCACATCCTGTCGTTCATCGCTTGCGTCACGCTGGTCGCCCAGCCGGTCGCCGCGCAATCCATCCTGCGCGATGCGGAAACCGAGGCGCTGCTCAATGAGATGGCCGCGCCGCTGGTCGAGGCCGCCGGGCTCGAACCCGCCAACGTCGATATCGTGCTGGTCAACGATCCTTCGATCAACGCCTTCGTCGCCGGCGGGCAGGTGGTCTATATCCACGCAGGCCTGATCGATGCGGCCGATACGGCGAACGAAGTGCAGGGCGTGATCGCGCACGAGCTGGGCCATATCACCGGCGGCCATATCATCCGTTCGAGCGAAGGGATCGGTGCGGCGACCAACATCACCATCCTCTCGCTTCTCCTCGGCATCGGCGCCGCGCTGGCGGGCGCTCCGGGCGAAGCGGCAGCAGGGATTTTCTCCGCCGGGCAGCGCGCCGCGATCGGCAAGTATCTCGCCTTCAGCCGCGTGCAGGAATCGAGTGCCGACGCCGCCGGGGCGGAATATCTCTCGCTCGCAGGGATTTCGGGGCGCGGTTCGCTCGAGTTCTTCAAGAAACTGCAGAACCAGGAATTCCGCTACGGCTACAGCCAGGACGACGATCAGGCATTCGTCCGCACCCACCCGCTCTCGGGCGACCGCATTGCGACGCTGCGCGAAAGCTACGTCAAGGACCCGGCGTGGGACGCGCCGGACGATCCCGTGCTGCAGGCCAAGTTCGAGCGGGTGAAGGCCAAGCTCTTCGGCTACACCTCGCAGCCCGCGCGCACATTGCAGGTCTATCCCGAGCGGCGCACCGACGTGCCCGCGCGCTATGCACGCGCCTACGCCTTTCACAAGAACGCGCTGATCGACGAAGCGCTGAGCGAGGCCGATGCCCTGCTCGCGCTCGATCCCGACGATCCCTATTTCCTCGAGCTCAAGGGACAGGTCCTGCTCGAATCCGGCCGGCCCGCTGAAGCGCTCGAGCCGCTGCGCCGCGCGACCGAGCTGACCCGCTCGCAGCCGCTCATCGCATCGATGTTCGGCCATGCGCTGATTGCCACCGAGGACGAGACCCATTTCGACGAGGCCGAGCGCGTGTTGCGCGCAGCGGTTGCGCGCGACCGGCTCAACCCCTTCGCGTGGTACCAGCTGGGCGTGGTCTATGCGAGCAAGGGCGACATGCCCCGCGCGCGGCTCGCGTCTGCCGAACAGCAGGTCATGACGCGCCAGTATGCCGCTGCGCTCGCCAGCGCGCAGTTCGCCGAAGTCGGACTGCCCAAGGGTTCGCCCGACTGGATCAGGGCGCAGGATATCGCGCTGGAGGCACGCGCCGCGCTTGAACGGCTGCGGGACGAACGCTAG
- a CDS encoding sensor histidine kinase, whose amino-acid sequence MAMLPFRPTPFFAQKNRAFWNLQLGGWGGVFLLRTMSAFANGQPWDFLLVILITTITGFSISLVLSVGYRQLINRRPLVTWGATAIILAFAVSLYAFIDSWVLDLYRPDSEAGFAQRFFGLFFVDLTLLGAWSALYYAINFFLQVEEQADRLERLEAQATSAQLAMLRYQLNPHFLFNTLNSISTLVLLKQTEPANAMLTRLSSFLRHTLVTQPGGKVTLAQEVETLKLYLGIEKMRFEERLRTDFQIDEDAAKACLPAMLLQPLVENAIKYAVSPQEEGARISLSARIVGQRLRIAVSDTGPGMQSDNRGQTLPDAITGSDSVSTGVGLANIRDRLAQAYGDDHLFEIRSPARGGFTVIIELPFEEAEENPSPGAAPTPVTDQTVAPLLPPATARHPIGT is encoded by the coding sequence ATGGCCATGTTGCCCTTCCGACCCACGCCGTTCTTCGCGCAGAAGAACCGGGCGTTCTGGAACCTCCAGCTCGGGGGTTGGGGCGGTGTGTTCCTGCTGCGCACCATGTCGGCCTTCGCGAACGGGCAGCCGTGGGATTTCCTGCTCGTGATCCTCATCACGACGATTACCGGCTTTTCGATCAGCCTCGTGCTGTCGGTCGGCTATCGCCAGCTGATCAACCGCCGCCCGCTCGTCACCTGGGGCGCGACCGCGATCATCCTCGCCTTCGCGGTGAGCCTCTACGCCTTTATCGACAGCTGGGTGCTCGACCTCTACCGGCCCGACAGCGAGGCGGGTTTCGCCCAGCGCTTCTTCGGCCTGTTCTTCGTCGACCTGACGCTGCTCGGCGCGTGGTCGGCGCTGTACTACGCGATCAATTTCTTCCTCCAGGTGGAGGAGCAGGCCGACCGGCTCGAGCGGCTCGAGGCGCAGGCCACCAGCGCGCAGCTCGCCATGCTGCGCTACCAGCTGAACCCGCATTTCCTGTTCAATACGCTCAATTCGATCAGCACGCTGGTCCTGCTCAAGCAGACCGAGCCGGCGAACGCGATGCTCACCCGCCTGTCCAGCTTCCTGCGGCACACGCTCGTCACCCAGCCGGGCGGCAAGGTCACGCTCGCGCAGGAAGTCGAGACGCTGAAGCTCTATCTCGGGATTGAGAAGATGCGTTTCGAGGAGCGGCTGCGGACCGATTTCCAGATCGACGAGGATGCCGCCAAGGCGTGCCTGCCGGCCATGCTGCTCCAGCCGCTGGTCGAGAATGCGATCAAATACGCCGTCTCGCCGCAGGAAGAAGGCGCGCGCATCAGCCTGTCGGCGCGCATCGTCGGACAGCGGCTGCGCATCGCCGTTTCCGATACCGGGCCGGGCATGCAGTCGGATAACCGCGGCCAGACGCTACCCGATGCGATTACCGGCAGCGACTCGGTTTCGACCGGCGTCGGCCTCGCCAATATCCGCGACCGGCTTGCACAGGCCTATGGCGATGACCACCTATTCGAAATACGCAGCCCCGCGCGCGGCGGTTTCACGGTGATCATCGAATTGCCGTTCGAGGAAGCGGAAGAAAACCCTTCACCCGGCGCCGCGCCGACCCCCGTCACGGACCAGACCGTAGCGCCGCTGCTGCCCCCTGCGACGGCGCGCCATCCGATTGGAACTTGA